A window of the Brassica napus cultivar Da-Ae chromosome A2, Da-Ae, whole genome shotgun sequence genome harbors these coding sequences:
- the LOC106433955 gene encoding uncharacterized protein LOC106433955, whose protein sequence is MNKNKNMAREQHEEENALVIWNISNCPIPVGHDPLQVVPRIQTALEKLRRDRPYGPLSITAISDNLTEIPGEDVMRKLSSSGISLKHADRVHTDLYQWSRRNPPPATIMVITGHEELEHLASTFSGLEVKGYRILPTYPQSNPAPPSLPKLCFWETLLSDADNKLETTSRLIFSYRLDRGTGESPWSCSVCHFDAPSFEDFTKHLKSETHAYFVWDLVASKKK, encoded by the exons atgaacaaaaacaagaacATGGCGAGGGAGCAGCATGAGGAGGAGAACGCGTTGGTGATATGGAACATCAGCAACTGCCCGATTCCTGTTGGTCATGATCCTCTCCAGGTGGTTCCGAGAATACAAACGGCGCTGGAGAAGTTAAGACGCGATCGCCCCTATGGTCCTCTCTCCATCACTGCCATTAGCGACAACCTAACAGAGATCCCTGGTGAAGACGTCATGAGGAAGCTTTCTTCCTCTGGAATCTCTCTTAAACATGCTGACC GGGTTCACACGGATTTGTATCAGTGGTCCCGTAGGAATCCTCCTCCGGCTACTATAATGGTCATAACCGGTCATGAGGAACTGGAACATTTAGCTTCTACATTTTCTGGCCTTGAAGTGAAAGGATACAGAATTCTTCCTACTTATCCTCAGTCAAACCCAGCTCCACCCTCTCTGCCTAAACTCTGTTTCTGGGAAACTTTACTGTCAG ATGCCGATAATAAACTGGAGACAACATCAAGACTTATTTTTTCTTACCGGTTGGATCGTGGAACGGGTGAATCTCCCTGGTCTTGTTCAGTTTGCCATTTTGATGCCCCAAGTTTTGAAGATTTCACAAAGCACCTCAAGAGTGAAACACATGCTTATTTT GTGTGGGACCTGGTCGCAAGCAAAAAAAAGTAG
- the LOC125584165 gene encoding uncharacterized protein LOC125584165 translates to MISNFLFGLKPELENRLAVGNYESLTELVEKAVNLEIGLEAEKAASKKSKQHQEGKSGGNQRSFKGHKSSECFGKKPGSFQSNSYNPTCFTCGKKMHISTQCNVNRSIPAMPINVHPPPAPPVIAPAPKRQAIGGRVYALELEDTKPPGPSKGPITETLHVAGRPTHVLFYSGATHSFVTPEVAAEFVGSFVIDMMDVAVMTPGDQTLQAKECLKRVPLLGTIRLWESRILFKENRQRQIVFYGISPSKSVSLVAALRVEDLLKDGEAHLVTVTASEGPTSNGVEISDIAVIQEFEDVFAALKELPPPRSNPFTINLEYGAKPIAKAPYRMGPAELKKQLEDLMEKCFIRPSSSPWGAPVLFVKKKDGSMRLCIDYRGINNITIKDKYPLPRIDELLDQLRGASWFSKIDLTSGYHQIPILEGDVMKTAFRTRYGQYEFVTAACHFDFEDEFETKDPEGQAGAMDERILHISKEDIAEIIAMNASSNFFNPKNKSEDPPSIDDAAAPSIEGHFGSRKSTHHQNRKWKPHWENTEVSIPTV, encoded by the exons ATGATATCTAACTTTCTGTTTGGTCTAAAACCAGAGTTAGAAAATAGACTGGCAGTCGGAAACTACGAGAGTCTCACCGAGCTAGTGGAAAAGGCTGTGAATTTGGAGATCGGATTAGAAGCTGAGAAGGCGGCAAGTAAGAAATCCAAGCAGCATCAAGAAGGAAAGTCTGGTGGAAACCAAAGATCATTTAAGG GCCATAAGTCAAGTGAATGTTTCGGGAAGAAACCTGGATCCTTTCAGTCAAACTCCTACAATCCTACATGTTTCACGTGTGGAAAGAAAATGCACATCTCTACCCAGTGCAACGTCAACCGTTCTATCCCAGCTATGCCAATCAATGTCCATCCTCCTCCAGCTCCACCTGTAATCGCACCAGCGCCAAAAAGGCAAGCTATAGGAGGTAGAGTTTACGCTTTAGAACTAGAGGATACTAAACCTCCAGGTCCATCTAAGGGTCCCATTACAG AAACTTTACATGTTGCGGGGCGTcccacacatgtattgttcTACTCCggggcaacacatagttttgtgacccCTGAGGTAGCTGCCGAGTTTGTGGGTTCATTTGTGATTGACATGATGGATGTGGCTGTGATGACTCCCGGAGACCAAACCCTTCAAGCAAAAGAATGCCTCAAAAGAGTTCC GCTACTGGGCACAATTAGATTGTGGGAAAGTCGTATTTTGTTCAAGGAGAACAGACAACGGCAAATAGTGTTCTACGGGATCAGTCCAAGCAAGTCTGTGTCTTTAGTAGCTGCCTTGAGAGTGGAAGATTTGCTTAAGGATGGAGAAGCGCATCTGGTAACAGTGACTGCTAGTGAAGGACCCACTAGCAATGGAGTTGAAATTTCGGATATTGCGGTCATACAAGAGTTTGAGGATGTATTTGCGGCGTTAAAGGAGTTACCTCCACCTCGGAGTAACCCTTTCACAATTAACTTGGAATATGGAGCTAAGCCAATAGCAAAGGCTCCTTACCGCATGGGACCTGCAGAGTtgaagaaacaacttgaagATTTAATGGAGAAATGTTTCATAAGACCTAGCTCTTCACCATGGGGAGCTCCGGTCTTATTTgtcaagaagaaggatggtagcatgcgacTTTGTATTGATTATCGAGGAATCAACAATATCACAATCAAAGACAAGTATCCTCTCCCAAGGATagacgagttgttggatcagTTAAGGGGAGCAAGTTGGTTTTCAAAGATCGACTTGACGTCtggctatcatcagattccaATTTTAGAGGGTGATGTCATGAAGACTGCGTTTAGAACTCGTTATGGACAATACGAATTTGTCACTGCAGCATGCCACTTCGATTTTGAGGATGAATTTGAGACAAA ggatccAGAAGGCCAAGCAGGAGCAATGGAtgaacgcattcttcacatatCCAAGGAAGACATAGCTGAAATCATTGCCATGAATGCATCCAGTAACTTCTTCAATCCTAAGAACAAATCAGAGgatccaccatcgatcgacgacgcaGCTGCACCATCGATCGAGGGTCACTTCGGATCCAGAAAAAGCACACATCATCAAAACAGGAAGTGGAAACCTCATTGGGAGAACACAGAGGTATCCATACCGACCGTGTAA